The Myxococcales bacterium nucleotide sequence CGGTTGACCGACGGCGCGACGTGGCGCCAACTGGCGGAAAACGGCCGGCGCCGCGCGGCGGCGCGGTTTACCGATGAAGCCGTGGCGGCGCGGTTGGAACAAGCGCTGCGGCTGGCGTGGGAGAGGAACGATGCCGACTTCGGCCTCTGAAGACCTGATTCGCCGCATCGTCACGCATCGCAACACGCGCGAAGTGATGGGCGCGATGCTGGGCATCGCCCTGGCCTGGATTGTCGGCAAGAGCATCGCCGGCGAAAAATTCGGCTTTCTGATCGCCCTGCTGGGCGCCACCGTTTTCCTGCTGGCCTTCTTCAACCGCCATTCGATCGTCGTGCTTTTCCCGATCGCCATCGCGCTGCCGAACATCGGGCTGGACATCCCCGGCCCCTGGGCCATCACGGTGGAGGACGCCTTCGTCCTGCTGACCTTCAGCGGTTACCTGACGCGTTCGATCATCAACCGGCAGTTCATCATTCCGCGCGACGACCGCATCGCCCTGCCGTTTCTCTTGTTCGTCATGATCGCCATCCTGTGCATCACCAAGGTCGCCTGGGTCAGCCCCAACAACATTTTGTTCAACAGCAAGGAGCTGATGCGGCTGACGATGCTCGCCCTGTTTTACATCATGCTGGTCGACGTGCTCGACAGCCCCGAGCAGATTTTGCGGCTGGTCAAATGGCTGCTGGTCTGGGCGCTGTGGATGGCCGGGATCAGCTACTACATCTACTTCACGCATTCGCCCTTCTGGTATTACATCCTGACGATGAACCCGGCCTACATTTTCCTGCGCACGAAGATCCTGCGCATGATCAGCATCGCCGGATCAACCAGCTACACCGGCATCTACTACGCCTCGATCCTCTCGCTGGCGACCCACTATCTGCCGCTGTTCCGCGACAAGGGCCGCCGGGTCTGGGGCTGGCTGCTGTTGCTGCTGATCCTGTCGTGCATCGTTCTGACCTTCAACCGCGGCACCTGGGTCGGCATTCTTATCGGCCTCTCGGTGCTGTCCATGAAGGGCTACATCAGCCGCCGGCGGGTCGTCGTGATGACGCTGCTGCTGGCGGGCATCACCGTACTGATGACCACCTCGCTGTTCGGCCAGATCGACGTCGAACAGCAAGTCGTCGATTTCGTCCACTACTCGCGCAGCAGCGCGGAATCGCGACTCGTGCGCTGGGTCAGCGCCATCAACGTGATCCTCGAACACCCGCTGATGGGCGTGGGGTACAACAACTACGCCTTCGTTTACGGGCATTACTCGATGTACGAGGGCGTCAGTTCGATGTACGGCAGCCCGCACAACATGTTCGTCGACGTCATCACCGGTACCGGCTTTCTGGGCTTCGGCGTCTTCATGACCCTGATCGTCCGCCTCTGGCGCCAGATGGCGGCCAACCTCCGGGCGGCGCTGACGCCCGACATGGCGCGGCTGTCGCGCGGGATTTTTCTGGCCTACCTGATCTTCCTGGGCAGCGGCCTGTTCGATTCCTTTTTATTCAAGCCGCACCACAGCTCGTACCTGATCGTCGCCATCTGGGCGATGAGTACCGCGATCCACCGCCTGCGCATCGGCTACTACCCCGAACATTCGATCGTCCTGGCCGCCGAGTCGCCGCCGGCCGCCGAGGAGCCGAAGCCGTGAGCGCGGGCTACCGGCTTTTTTCGCTGGCCGGCGCGCTGGCCGGGCCGCGGGTGCGCCGCCGCGCCGCCGGTTTTTCACCCGCCGCGATCCGGCGGATTTGGGTTCATAAGCCCGATCACCTGGGCGACGCCCTGCTGGCCAGGCCGGCGCTGGCCGCACTGCGCGCCGCTTACCCGCAAGCGGAAATCGTTTTCGCCTGCCACCCGCCGGCCGCAGCGCTCCTCGCGGCCGACGTTCTCGGTTATCGCCTCGAGCCCTGGGACAGCCCGTTCCTGGGCGGCGGCGGCAGTTGGCTGAAGTACCGGGCCGCCGTCCGCCGCCGGTCGCCCGATTTGCTGATCAACCTGCGTCATGACGTGCGCGACATTCTGCTGTGCACCGCCTGCCGCCCGCGGTTTCTCGCGACCTACGATCACGAAGGCACCGGTCGGCTGGCGACGCATCCCGGCCGGCCGCCGGAAGAAGCAAAGCCCGAGGCCGACAACCACTTGTCCCTGCTGGCCGAAACGCTGCGGATCGCCCCGGCGACGGTGCCCCCGCTGCCGCTGACCCCGGCCGCCCAGACGGCCGCCGCGGTTTGGGATTCCCTGCCCGGCGACGGGCCGCGGATCGTTTTGCACGCGGCGGCGCGCACGCCCGCCAAGCTGTGGCCGGCTGCCCATTGGCGCGCCCTGCTCGGCCTGCTGGCCGAGCGCACCCGCGCCCGGCTGGCGTTCATCGGCGGCGGCGACGACCGGCCTTTCAATCAAATCATTCTTCACGGCCAGAACGGCCGCGCGGCCGATTGGGCCGGGCGGTTCGACCTCGCCCAGACCGCCGGGATCGTCGCGGCGGCCGATCTGCTGATCGGCGTCGATTCCGGACCGGGCCACCTGGCGAAAGCGGTCGGCACGCCGGTCGTCACGCTGATGAGCGGCACCAACGTGGCGCCGCGGTGGGCGCCCGACCCAGCGCGGGCGCTGGCCCACCCGGTCGCCTGCGCGCCGTGCCGGAAGGAACGTTGCCCGGTCGCCGGCCATCCCTGCCTGCGCGACCTGACGCCCGCCGAGGTGTTGGGGGCGGTGGAACGGTGGTGGCGCACATGAAGACGATCCTGTTCGACGCGACTCCCTTTACTCCCGAGCACCTGACCGGCGCGGGCCGCCTGGTTCAGGAAATGATCCGGCATCTGGCGTCGTGGGACCGCGAATACCGCTATTTGCTGTTCGGCTTCGCGCCGCGGATCTGGGAGCCCGAAACCCTGCCTGGCAATTTCCGGTACGAAACGATCAAGCCCTGGCGCTTTCTGGGGCCGCTGGCGCTGGAAGCCGCGCGCCGGCAACACATCGGGGCGCTGGTTTCGACGCGGCACATCGACCTGGTGCATTGCACGCTCGAAATGACGCCCGTTTACGAGGAAAACACGCCGGTCCTGTTTTCGCTCTACGATCTGGCCCGGCTGTCGCCGCATTTTTTGTATTCCACGCCGCAGAACCTGCGTTCGCTCCTCCGCACCCGGCTGCGTTACCGGTCGGCGAAACGCGCCGATTTCATCCACACCATCAGCCATTACAGCGCCGAGCGGATCGCCGAACTGCTGCGTTTCGACCCGCGGCGTATCCGCGTGATTTATCCGGGCGCGAATCCGCTGTTTTGTCCGGGCGACCCCGATCCGGCGACGCTGGCGCGTCATGGCTTGACGGCCGGCGCGTATTTTCTGTTCGTCGGCCAGTTCGGCCGCCAGAAAAACGAGGACGGCCTGATCAAGGCCTTCTACGAGGCCCGGCGCGCCGACGCGCTGCCCGCCGACTACCAACTGGCGCTGGTCGGCGACGTCACCGCCCTGCGCGAATCAACCCGGCACCTGCTGCATGGCGAAAAGGAGGGGGATCGGGTTAAACTGTTGCCGGGCATCGGCGACGCGGATCTGTTGCACCTGTACCGGGGGGCGACGGCCCTGGTGCTGCCCAGTTTTTACGAAGGTTTCGGCCTGCCCGTTCTGGAGGCGATGTCGTGCGGCGTCCTGCCGATCGTCAGCAACGCGACGAGCCTGCCCGAGGTGGTCGGCGCGGCGGGGCTGATCGTCACGGCGGGCCGGCACGAACAGTTGACCGAGGCGCTGATCCGCGCGGCCACCGACGCCGCCTGGCGGCAACGGCGGCGCGAAGCGATTCTCGCGCAAGCCGCCCGGTTTACCTATGCCGCCATGGCGAAGGAAATGCGGGCGTTGTACGACGAGATGACCCATGACTAGCCGGACCCTGATCGTCAGCCTGCAAGGCATCGGCAACTCGCTGCTGGCCTTGCCGCTGGCCCGCGCCCTGTACGAAAACGGCGAACCGGCCACCCTGCTGACGCTGTCGCCGCGCGCCCTGCCGCTGCTCGAACGCGTCCCCTTTCTCGCCGCCGCGCTGGCCGCGGGCGAAGCCGATTACCAGGGGCTCGCCGGCCGCGCCCGCCTGTGGCGCGAACTCCGGCGCCGGCGTTTCTCGCGCGCGATTTTTTCGTATCCCTCGGGCGCCAACGCCTATCGTTTCATCCGGCTCGCGGGCATCCCCGAACGCCTCGGCCACCGCTACCCGGAAGCCGGCGGCGCCTGGCGCCACCTGACCCTCGCCGTCCCAGCGCCGGCCCGGACCCACGACCTGGATCAAAACCGGCAACTGCTCGCCGCGCTGGGTTTGCCGGCCGCACCGGCCGATTGCTGGCCGGTACTGTCGGTTCCCGACGAGTTGCGCGCCAAGGCCCGCGCCTATCTGGCCGGGCAGGGACTCGATCCCGAGGCGCGCTACCTGGGACTGCACACCGGATGCGACGGCCTGTGGGTCGAGAAGCGTTGGCCGGAAGAACATTTCGCCGTCCTCGCCGAGGAGATTTTTCGGCGCCACGGACTACCGGCGATCGTTTTCGACGGCCCCGCCGAACCCGGCACGGGCCGGCGGGTGGTCCGGCTGGCGAAAACTCCGGTGCACGCGCTGGACGGTTTCGGCGAGCTGACCGACGCCTGGGGTTTGCTGAGCGTTTGCGACCTGTTTGTCGCGAACGATTCGGGGCTGATGAACCTGGCGGCCGCCAGCGGCATCCCGACGGTCGCGGTTTTCGGGCCCAGCGAACCGCACCGGACCCGGCCGTACGGTCCGCGCGGCCGCGCCGTGGTCACCGAACGGACTTGCGCGCCCTGTTACGGCCTGGGGCCGTACCCGGGTTGTCCGCACGCTTACGCTCATTGCCTCGCCGGGTTGCCGCCCGGGCGAGTGCTGGCCGCGGCCGAGGATTTGTTGCGCCGATGAAAATCCTTTACCTCGATCAATATTTTTCCACCCGCGAAGGGATCAGCGGTACGCGCGCCTACGAATTCGCCCGCCGGTGGGTCGCGCAGGGGCACCGGGTGACGGTTCTCACCAGCGCCAGCCGGTACAGCGATCTCGATGGCCGGGCCCAACAGCGTCTCGTCGAACGCCGCGACATCGAAGGCATCCGCGTATTGTGCATCCGCTCCTATTACTCCCAGCAAATGAGCCGCGCGGCCCGCTTGCGCGCGTTTTTCCACTACATGATCTGGGCGGCGTTGATCGGCATTCAGCTTTCCCGCCACGACGTCGTGTTCGCCAGTTCGACGCCGCTGACCATCGGCGTGCCGGCGGTCTGGATCAGCCGCTGGCGCGGCACGCCCTTCGTTTTCGAGGTGCGCGATCTTTGGCCGCAGGCGCCGATCGAAATGGGCTTTTTGCGTAATCCGCTGGCGATCGCCGTCGCGCGCCTCGCCGAACGGCTTTTCTACCGGCTGGCGGCGCGAATCGTCACGCTCAGCCCCGGCATGACCGACGGCGTGGTCCGGGCCGGCGTGTCCGCCGGGAAAAT carries:
- a CDS encoding glycosyltransferase family 4 protein, which gives rise to MKTILFDATPFTPEHLTGAGRLVQEMIRHLASWDREYRYLLFGFAPRIWEPETLPGNFRYETIKPWRFLGPLALEAARRQHIGALVSTRHIDLVHCTLEMTPVYEENTPVLFSLYDLARLSPHFLYSTPQNLRSLLRTRLRYRSAKRADFIHTISHYSAERIAELLRFDPRRIRVIYPGANPLFCPGDPDPATLARHGLTAGAYFLFVGQFGRQKNEDGLIKAFYEARRADALPADYQLALVGDVTALRESTRHLLHGEKEGDRVKLLPGIGDADLLHLYRGATALVLPSFYEGFGLPVLEAMSCGVLPIVSNATSLPEVVGAAGLIVTAGRHEQLTEALIRAATDAAWRQRRREAILAQAARFTYAAMAKEMRALYDEMTHD
- a CDS encoding glycosyltransferase family 9 protein, which produces MTSRTLIVSLQGIGNSLLALPLARALYENGEPATLLTLSPRALPLLERVPFLAAALAAGEADYQGLAGRARLWRELRRRRFSRAIFSYPSGANAYRFIRLAGIPERLGHRYPEAGGAWRHLTLAVPAPARTHDLDQNRQLLAALGLPAAPADCWPVLSVPDELRAKARAYLAGQGLDPEARYLGLHTGCDGLWVEKRWPEEHFAVLAEEIFRRHGLPAIVFDGPAEPGTGRRVVRLAKTPVHALDGFGELTDAWGLLSVCDLFVANDSGLMNLAAASGIPTVAVFGPSEPHRTRPYGPRGRAVVTERTCAPCYGLGPYPGCPHAYAHCLAGLPPGRVLAAAEDLLRR
- a CDS encoding O-antigen ligase family protein, producing MPTSASEDLIRRIVTHRNTREVMGAMLGIALAWIVGKSIAGEKFGFLIALLGATVFLLAFFNRHSIVVLFPIAIALPNIGLDIPGPWAITVEDAFVLLTFSGYLTRSIINRQFIIPRDDRIALPFLLFVMIAILCITKVAWVSPNNILFNSKELMRLTMLALFYIMLVDVLDSPEQILRLVKWLLVWALWMAGISYYIYFTHSPFWYYILTMNPAYIFLRTKILRMISIAGSTSYTGIYYASILSLATHYLPLFRDKGRRVWGWLLLLLILSCIVLTFNRGTWVGILIGLSVLSMKGYISRRRVVVMTLLLAGITVLMTTSLFGQIDVEQQVVDFVHYSRSSAESRLVRWVSAINVILEHPLMGVGYNNYAFVYGHYSMYEGVSSMYGSPHNMFVDVITGTGFLGFGVFMTLIVRLWRQMAANLRAALTPDMARLSRGIFLAYLIFLGSGLFDSFLFKPHHSSYLIVAIWAMSTAIHRLRIGYYPEHSIVLAAESPPAAEEPKP
- a CDS encoding glycosyltransferase family 9 protein, which gives rise to MSAGYRLFSLAGALAGPRVRRRAAGFSPAAIRRIWVHKPDHLGDALLARPALAALRAAYPQAEIVFACHPPAAALLAADVLGYRLEPWDSPFLGGGGSWLKYRAAVRRRSPDLLINLRHDVRDILLCTACRPRFLATYDHEGTGRLATHPGRPPEEAKPEADNHLSLLAETLRIAPATVPPLPLTPAAQTAAAVWDSLPGDGPRIVLHAAARTPAKLWPAAHWRALLGLLAERTRARLAFIGGGDDRPFNQIILHGQNGRAADWAGRFDLAQTAGIVAAADLLIGVDSGPGHLAKAVGTPVVTLMSGTNVAPRWAPDPARALAHPVACAPCRKERCPVAGHPCLRDLTPAEVLGAVERWWRT